The following are from one region of the Synechococcus sp. CBW1108 genome:
- a CDS encoding heme oxygenase (biliverdin-producing), producing the protein MAVALASQLREGTKKAHTMAENTGFVSCFLKGVVDKVSYRTLVADLYFVYSAMEEEFARLKDHPVLGPVGFAELNRRESLEQDLAFYFGADWRTAVKPTPGAQQYVDRLHQVARECPELLVGHHYTRYIGDLSGGQILKNIAQKAMNLGEHDGLRFYEFDAIADEKGFKANYRTVLDGLPIDQPMADRIVEEANQAFHLNMVMFQELEGNLIAAIGKVLFGFLTRRQRAGSTEVVTA; encoded by the coding sequence ATGGCTGTCGCCCTTGCTTCCCAACTGCGTGAAGGCACCAAAAAGGCCCACACGATGGCGGAGAACACCGGCTTCGTGAGCTGCTTCCTCAAGGGCGTAGTCGATAAGGTCAGCTACCGCACCCTGGTGGCCGACCTCTATTTCGTCTACTCGGCGATGGAGGAGGAGTTTGCCAGGCTCAAGGACCATCCGGTGCTGGGTCCGGTGGGCTTTGCCGAGCTCAACCGCCGCGAGAGCCTCGAGCAAGACCTGGCCTTCTATTTCGGTGCCGACTGGCGCACTGCCGTCAAGCCCACTCCTGGCGCCCAGCAGTATGTCGACCGCCTGCATCAGGTGGCCCGGGAGTGCCCGGAGCTGCTGGTGGGCCACCACTACACCCGCTACATCGGTGATCTCTCCGGTGGCCAGATCCTCAAGAACATCGCCCAGAAGGCCATGAACCTGGGCGAGCACGACGGTCTGCGCTTTTACGAGTTTGACGCCATCGCCGATGAAAAGGGTTTCAAGGCCAACTACCGCACGGTGCTCGATGGCCTGCCGATCGACCAGCCCATGGCAGATCGGATTGTCGAGGAGGCCAACCAGGCCTTCCACCTCAACATGGTGATGTTCCAGGAGTTGGAGGGCAACTTGATCGCTGCCATCGGCAAGGTGCTGTTCGGCTTCCTCACCCGGCGTCAGCGGGCCGGCAGCACCGAGGTGGTGACGGCCTGA
- a CDS encoding glycosyltransferase: protein MRPVRFLLPGTTGRFRCGGLLVELQSARLLAELVPTQLVTYRQREPAHPFLADLLRQEAAPGRALWIVSWGFDVPRLLARLRGRPVAYHAHSSGYGFDLPAGVPVLAVSRNTLGYWGDRAPRSPLLLVPNALEPKWLERGRRHGDGERPIDVLVQRRKSSAYLLKQLVPALRARGLVVQVQEGWVDDLVDLFNSAKVVLYDSADYWRGRGVSEGFGLPPIEALACGCVVFSSFNHALADSLDPGVLGHQIGAGSLAGDIERIEAAAADPDRWRPTPAALAPLLEGCSEAALRARWASALAEVNGHWDRLLAGEPPLHSPAPWRLRWGQGLAGLGRHLVRLLPTRRV, encoded by the coding sequence GTGCGACCAGTTCGTTTCCTCCTGCCTGGCACCACCGGTCGGTTTCGCTGCGGCGGCCTGCTGGTGGAGCTGCAGAGCGCCCGGCTGCTCGCCGAGCTGGTGCCCACCCAGCTGGTGACCTACCGCCAGCGGGAGCCGGCTCATCCCTTCCTCGCCGACCTATTGCGCCAGGAGGCCGCTCCCGGTAGGGCCCTCTGGATTGTGAGCTGGGGCTTTGATGTGCCCAGGTTGCTGGCCCGGCTGCGGGGCCGGCCTGTGGCATACCACGCCCATAGCAGCGGTTACGGCTTTGATCTGCCGGCCGGGGTGCCGGTGCTGGCGGTGAGCCGCAACACCCTCGGTTACTGGGGTGATCGGGCGCCCCGCAGTCCCCTGCTGCTGGTGCCCAATGCCCTTGAGCCGAAGTGGCTGGAGCGGGGCCGGCGCCATGGCGATGGGGAGCGGCCGATCGATGTGCTGGTGCAGCGTCGTAAGAGCAGTGCCTACCTGCTCAAGCAGCTGGTGCCAGCCCTGCGGGCCCGGGGTCTGGTGGTCCAGGTGCAGGAAGGCTGGGTGGACGATCTGGTGGATCTGTTCAACAGCGCCAAGGTGGTGCTCTACGACTCCGCCGACTACTGGCGGGGCCGCGGCGTGAGCGAGGGTTTTGGCCTGCCGCCGATCGAGGCCCTGGCCTGCGGCTGTGTGGTGTTCAGCAGCTTCAATCACGCCCTGGCCGACAGCCTCGATCCGGGAGTGCTCGGCCACCAGATCGGAGCGGGCAGTTTGGCCGGCGATATCGAGCGCATCGAGGCCGCCGCCGCCGATCCAGACCGCTGGCGCCCCACCCCGGCGGCCCTTGCGCCCCTGCTGGAGGGCTGTTCGGAGGCGGCCCTGCGGGCCCGTTGGGCCTCAGCACTGGCCGAGGTGAATGGCCACTGGGATCGGCTGCTGGCCGGTGAGCCGCCCCTGCACAGCCCCGCACCCTGGCGCCTGCGTTGGGGCCAGGGGCTGGCGGGGTTGGGCCGCCACCTGGTCAGGCTGCTGCCCACTCGCCGGGTCTAG
- a CDS encoding UvrD-helicase domain-containing protein yields MSAFLAGLNDAQRKAVDHHTGPLLVVAGAGSGKTRALTHRIAHLIGHHGADPAHLLAVTFTNKAAREMKERLELLLAQKLAQSQFGQPWSTLAAVEQRQLRSRIYRDVIKELWIGTFHALFARLLRFDIDKFKDPEGLSWTRQFSIYDENDVQSLIKEIVVQELQLDPKRFEPKKVRWAISNAKNQGWMPEQLEADAGGQRGKLMAETYRRYRRALAANNALDFDDLLLLPVQLLRQNEQIRDYWHRRFRHVLVDEYQDTNRTQYDLIKLLVTNGREPSAYDDWDGRSVFVVGDADQSIYSFRAADFTILMGFQDDFGDGAASETTATMVKLEENYRSTATILEAANALIAHNSERIDKVLRPTRGEGELISLTRCDDEIAEAEAVVHRMRMLDAAHPDLRWGDMAVLYRTNAQSRAMEESLVRWGIPYIVVGGLRFYDRREIKDVLAYLRLLINPADTVSLLRVLNTPKRGIGKTTIERLTDASSQLGIPLWDVVSDAEAVRSLGGRSAKGLLQFCELINGLQACAQDIAPSELVQRVMEQSGYVAELIADGTDEAEDRRRNLNELVNAALQYQEENEEGSLEDFLASAALASDADSKDTDQDRVTLMTLHASKGLEFPVVYLVGMEQGLFPSYRSLEDPSALEEERRLCYVGITRAKERLFLSHASERRLWGGMREPAVPSVFLSELPPELLQGDIPHSGGAAIRREQRLDRLTRVDRQESLQVAAGGSAAAAANAVRRRGAAKVWAVGDRLRHSSFGEGQVSHLFGSGEKVSIAVKFQGMGPKILDPRLAPIEPI; encoded by the coding sequence ATGAGTGCCTTTCTCGCCGGCCTGAATGACGCCCAGCGCAAGGCGGTGGATCACCACACCGGCCCGCTGCTGGTGGTGGCCGGTGCCGGCAGCGGCAAGACCCGGGCCCTCACCCACCGCATCGCCCACCTGATCGGCCACCACGGTGCCGATCCGGCCCATTTGCTCGCCGTCACCTTCACCAACAAGGCGGCCCGGGAGATGAAGGAGCGGCTGGAGCTGCTGCTGGCCCAGAAGCTGGCCCAGAGCCAGTTTGGCCAGCCCTGGAGCACCCTGGCGGCGGTGGAGCAGCGCCAGCTGCGCAGCCGCATCTACCGGGATGTGATCAAGGAGCTGTGGATCGGCACCTTCCACGCCCTGTTTGCCAGGCTGCTGCGCTTCGACATCGATAAATTCAAGGATCCAGAAGGACTCAGCTGGACCCGCCAGTTCTCGATCTATGACGAGAACGACGTCCAGAGCCTGATCAAGGAGATCGTCGTCCAGGAGCTCCAGCTCGATCCCAAGCGCTTCGAGCCCAAGAAGGTGCGCTGGGCGATCAGCAACGCCAAGAACCAGGGCTGGATGCCCGAGCAGCTCGAGGCCGATGCCGGCGGCCAGCGGGGCAAGTTGATGGCTGAGACCTACCGGCGCTACCGGCGTGCTCTGGCCGCCAACAACGCCCTCGATTTCGACGACCTGCTGCTGCTGCCGGTGCAGCTGCTGCGCCAGAACGAGCAGATCCGCGACTACTGGCACCGGCGCTTTCGCCATGTGCTGGTGGATGAATACCAGGACACCAACCGCACCCAGTACGACCTGATCAAGTTGCTGGTGACCAACGGTCGCGAACCTTCCGCCTACGACGACTGGGACGGCCGTTCGGTGTTTGTGGTGGGCGATGCCGACCAGAGCATCTACAGCTTCCGCGCTGCCGACTTCACGATCCTGATGGGTTTTCAGGACGACTTCGGTGACGGGGCCGCCAGTGAGACCACCGCCACGATGGTGAAGCTGGAGGAGAACTACCGCTCCACCGCCACGATTCTGGAGGCTGCCAACGCCCTGATCGCCCACAACTCCGAGCGGATCGACAAGGTGCTGCGCCCCACCCGCGGTGAGGGGGAATTGATCTCACTCACCCGCTGCGACGACGAGATCGCCGAGGCCGAGGCCGTGGTGCACCGCATGCGCATGTTGGACGCCGCCCATCCAGACCTGCGCTGGGGCGACATGGCCGTGCTCTATCGCACCAATGCCCAGTCGCGGGCGATGGAGGAGTCGCTGGTGCGCTGGGGGATTCCTTACATCGTGGTGGGGGGCCTGCGCTTCTACGACCGGCGCGAGATCAAGGATGTGCTCGCCTACCTCAGGCTGCTGATCAACCCGGCCGACACCGTCAGCCTGCTGCGGGTGCTCAATACCCCCAAGCGCGGCATCGGCAAAACCACGATCGAACGGCTCACCGACGCCTCAAGCCAGCTCGGCATTCCCCTCTGGGACGTGGTGAGCGATGCCGAGGCGGTGCGCTCCCTCGGCGGGCGCTCGGCCAAGGGGTTGCTGCAGTTTTGCGAGTTGATCAACGGCCTGCAGGCCTGCGCCCAGGACATCGCCCCTTCTGAACTGGTGCAGCGGGTGATGGAGCAGAGCGGCTATGTGGCCGAACTGATCGCCGACGGCACCGATGAGGCCGAAGACCGGCGCCGCAACCTCAACGAACTGGTGAATGCCGCTCTCCAATACCAGGAGGAAAACGAGGAGGGCTCCCTGGAGGATTTCCTGGCCTCCGCTGCCCTGGCCAGCGATGCCGACAGCAAGGACACCGACCAGGACCGGGTCACCCTGATGACCCTGCACGCCAGCAAGGGCTTGGAATTTCCGGTGGTGTACCTGGTGGGGATGGAGCAGGGTCTCTTCCCCAGCTACCGCTCCCTGGAGGATCCTTCGGCCCTGGAGGAGGAGCGGCGCCTCTGTTACGTGGGCATCACCCGGGCCAAGGAGCGCCTGTTTCTCTCCCACGCCAGTGAGCGGCGGTTGTGGGGCGGCATGCGGGAGCCGGCCGTGCCCTCGGTGTTTCTCTCGGAGTTGCCCCCGGAGCTGCTTCAAGGCGACATTCCCCACAGCGGTGGGGCGGCAATCCGGCGCGAACAGCGCCTAGATCGCCTCACCCGGGTGGATCGGCAGGAGAGCCTCCAGGTGGCTGCAGGTGGCAGCGCCGCTGCCGCCGCCAATGCGGTGCGCCGCCGGGGGGCAGCCAAAGTTTGGGCGGTGGGCGATCGGTTGCGCCACAGCAGCTTTGGAGAGGGCCAGGTGAGTCACCTCTTCGGCAGCGGTGAAAAGGTGTCGATTGCCGTGAAATTCCAGGGGATGGGCCCCAAAATCCTCGACCCCCGCCTGGCGCCGATTGAACCCATCTAG
- a CDS encoding CCA tRNA nucleotidyltransferase: MDIPGISPSLLKALGQLDMGPVALVGGAVRDLLLHRVHNDPWRGLPDLDLVVEGAAAGLVAALVEQLGPSLVRRAQEHGAYGTVELELDLAGEVVLLDVARARRELYPVPAENPLVSFGCLADDLARRDFSINAMALDLASGELLDPHGGQQDLERRQLRFLHAASLRDDPTRLVRGARYAARLGFALDPSSRQQADRTLTAWPWGWRPGDSPALAPAALGTRLRMELELLVEREPWAEALQALQQWGGLALLDPALQADSQWPRRLRWAARLGLPLLVALVAGAGEPLALAERLQLPHRQHRLLVQWLALRASLGAGFTDAPLVSAEHWCALLEAPGCSAPAVALALVCSNGPRRPLLRWLLRWRFLKAEQSAAELMAAGVGQGPELGRRLRALRAERLGRERL, translated from the coding sequence GTGGATATCCCCGGCATTTCCCCCTCCCTGTTGAAGGCCCTGGGCCAGCTCGACATGGGCCCGGTGGCCCTGGTGGGTGGTGCGGTTCGGGACCTACTGCTGCATCGGGTGCACAACGACCCCTGGCGGGGCTTGCCCGATCTGGATCTGGTGGTGGAGGGGGCGGCGGCTGGCCTGGTGGCGGCCCTGGTGGAGCAGCTCGGCCCCTCCCTGGTGCGGCGCGCCCAGGAGCATGGGGCCTACGGCACGGTGGAGCTGGAGCTCGATCTGGCCGGCGAGGTGGTGCTGCTCGATGTGGCCAGGGCCCGCCGTGAGCTGTATCCGGTGCCGGCCGAAAACCCCCTGGTGAGCTTTGGTTGCCTGGCGGACGACCTGGCCCGCCGCGATTTCAGCATCAATGCGATGGCCCTGGACCTGGCCAGTGGTGAGCTGCTGGATCCCCATGGGGGCCAGCAGGATCTGGAGCGGCGCCAGTTGCGTTTTTTACACGCCGCCAGCTTGCGCGACGACCCCACCCGGCTGGTGCGCGGGGCCCGTTACGCAGCCCGGCTCGGCTTCGCCCTCGACCCCTCCAGCCGCCAGCAGGCCGACAGGACCCTGACGGCCTGGCCCTGGGGCTGGCGGCCCGGGGATTCCCCGGCCCTGGCCCCAGCCGCCCTGGGCACCCGGCTGCGGATGGAGCTTGAGTTGCTGGTGGAGCGGGAGCCCTGGGCGGAGGCGCTCCAGGCATTGCAGCAGTGGGGCGGCTTGGCGCTGCTGGATCCTGCCTTGCAGGCGGATTCCCAGTGGCCACGGCGGCTGCGCTGGGCCGCGCGGCTGGGTTTGCCGCTGCTGGTGGCCCTGGTGGCGGGAGCGGGCGAACCCCTCGCCCTGGCGGAGCGGCTCCAGTTGCCCCATCGCCAACACCGCTTGCTGGTGCAATGGCTGGCCTTGCGGGCCAGCCTGGGGGCAGGGTTTACGGATGCTCCCCTGGTGAGCGCCGAGCACTGGTGTGCCCTGTTGGAAGCCCCTGGTTGCAGTGCCCCAGCGGTGGCCCTGGCGCTGGTGTGCAGCAACGGACCACGCCGGCCCCTGCTGCGTTGGCTGCTGCGCTGGCGCTTCCTAAAAGCTGAGCAGAGCGCCGCGGAGCTGATGGCAGCAGGGGTGGGCCAGGGCCCCGAGCTGGGCAGGCGGCTGCGCGCCCTGCGGGCCGAGCGACTGGGGCGGGAGCGGCTCTGA
- the kdsB gene encoding 3-deoxy-manno-octulosonate cytidylyltransferase, with translation MTHPQVVVAVPARLESARLPGKLLAEIAGKPMLQHVLERCQQARGVAAVLVCTDSEQVRHLAQAWGVSALMTSPHCSSGSERLASVVAELVAAAGGAASDFDETLVINVQGDQPLLDPGVIEAMVAQFELLQRPALLTPVYPLAADKIHDPNVVKVLRARDGRAITFSRSALPHLRGVPPQQWGEHTTYWGHVGLYGYRADVLAGWAALPTSPLEDLEKLEQLRLIDAGIPLLTYEVDQDCLSVDTPEQLEQARALAGA, from the coding sequence ATGACACACCCCCAGGTAGTGGTGGCCGTGCCGGCCCGGCTGGAATCGGCACGGTTGCCGGGCAAGTTGCTGGCCGAGATCGCCGGCAAGCCGATGCTGCAGCATGTGCTCGAGCGCTGCCAGCAGGCCCGGGGGGTGGCGGCGGTGCTGGTGTGCACCGATAGCGAGCAGGTGCGGCACCTGGCCCAGGCCTGGGGCGTTTCGGCGCTGATGACCTCCCCCCACTGCAGCTCGGGCAGTGAGCGGCTGGCCAGCGTGGTGGCTGAGCTGGTGGCTGCTGCAGGGGGCGCGGCATCTGATTTTGATGAAACCCTGGTGATCAACGTGCAGGGAGATCAGCCCCTGCTGGATCCGGGGGTGATTGAGGCGATGGTGGCCCAGTTTGAGCTGCTGCAGCGGCCGGCGCTGTTGACCCCGGTCTATCCCCTGGCGGCGGACAAGATCCACGACCCCAACGTGGTCAAGGTGCTGCGGGCCCGCGACGGCCGGGCGATCACTTTCTCGCGCAGTGCCCTGCCCCATCTGCGCGGGGTGCCGCCGCAGCAGTGGGGTGAACACACCACCTACTGGGGCCATGTGGGTCTCTACGGCTACCGGGCCGATGTGCTGGCGGGCTGGGCGGCGCTGCCCACCTCGCCGCTCGAAGATCTGGAGAAACTGGAGCAGCTGCGGCTGATCGACGCCGGTATTCCCCTGCTCACCTACGAGGTGGATCAGGATTGCCTCTCGGTGGACACCCCGGAGCAACTGGAGCAGGCCCGCGCCCTGGCCGGCGCCTAG
- a CDS encoding HAD family hydrolase → MRQLLQRTLLRHRDLAAIQLLVCDVDGVLTDGGLHYDAQGQVLKRFDVRDGLAIRMLQRAGLEVAFLSGGRSGAIEQRAAHLDIRHCLVGVGDKLSALRQLQADLQCARQQTAFIGDDLNDLTVRPATGLLISPADGAPGLRCQADWVLRRRGGDGAVRELAEALLQRRGLWRQLNREGWREGNA, encoded by the coding sequence ATCCGCCAGCTGCTGCAACGAACCCTGCTGCGGCATCGGGATCTTGCCGCGATCCAACTGCTGGTTTGTGACGTTGACGGCGTGCTCACCGATGGGGGTCTGCACTACGACGCCCAGGGCCAGGTGCTGAAGCGCTTCGACGTGCGTGATGGGCTGGCGATCCGCATGCTGCAGCGCGCCGGCCTTGAGGTGGCCTTCCTCAGCGGTGGGCGCAGCGGGGCCATCGAGCAACGGGCCGCCCACCTGGACATCCGCCATTGCCTGGTGGGCGTGGGCGACAAGCTGAGTGCCCTACGCCAACTCCAGGCCGATCTCCAGTGCGCCCGCCAGCAAACCGCCTTCATCGGCGACGACCTCAACGACCTCACGGTGCGCCCTGCCACCGGCCTGCTGATCAGCCCCGCCGATGGCGCCCCAGGCCTACGCTGCCAGGCGGACTGGGTGCTGCGCCGCCGGGGGGGGGATGGGGCCGTGCGCGAACTGGCCGAAGCCCTGCTGCAACGGCGAGGGCTCTGGCGACAGCTGAACCGGGAAGGCTGGCGAGAGGGCAACGCCTAG
- the kdsA gene encoding 3-deoxy-8-phosphooctulonate synthase, which yields MTAIPFTLIAGPCVIENRDLVLQVAEQVKTITDRLGIRYVFKASFDKANRSSGKSFRGPGPDEGLKILQEVGQSFGVPVLTDIHESHQAAAAAQAVDVLQIPAFLCRQSDLLEAAAQAVAGSNKVVNVKKGQFLAPWDMAQVVSKMAEFGLEPASGRLWLTERGTSFGYNTLVVDMRSFPQLQALGCPVIFDATHAVQQPGGRGTSTGGQREFVAPLARAAVAVGVDGLFMETHPDPDNALSDGPNMVPLHRLEALLRQLLALRQVVAEEMAPSSL from the coding sequence ATGACGGCCATCCCCTTCACCCTGATCGCCGGGCCCTGCGTGATCGAAAACCGCGATCTGGTGCTGCAGGTGGCCGAGCAGGTGAAGACGATCACCGATCGCCTCGGCATCCGCTACGTGTTCAAAGCCAGCTTCGACAAGGCCAACCGCAGCTCCGGCAAGTCTTTTCGAGGCCCAGGGCCCGATGAGGGGCTGAAGATTCTGCAGGAAGTGGGCCAGAGCTTCGGGGTGCCGGTACTCACCGACATCCATGAAAGCCACCAGGCGGCCGCAGCGGCCCAGGCCGTGGACGTGCTGCAGATTCCCGCTTTCCTCTGCCGTCAGAGCGACCTACTGGAGGCCGCAGCCCAGGCCGTAGCGGGCAGCAACAAGGTGGTGAACGTGAAAAAAGGCCAGTTCCTCGCCCCCTGGGACATGGCCCAGGTGGTGAGCAAGATGGCCGAATTCGGGCTGGAGCCAGCCAGCGGCCGCCTCTGGCTCACCGAGCGGGGCACCAGCTTCGGCTACAACACCCTGGTGGTGGATATGCGCAGCTTCCCCCAGCTCCAGGCCCTGGGGTGTCCGGTGATCTTCGATGCCACCCACGCCGTGCAGCAGCCGGGGGGACGGGGCACCAGCACCGGCGGCCAGCGGGAGTTCGTGGCGCCGCTGGCCCGAGCCGCGGTCGCCGTGGGGGTGGATGGGCTGTTTATGGAAACCCATCCAGACCCCGACAACGCCCTCAGCGACGGCCCCAACATGGTGCCCCTGCACCGGCTCGAGGCCCTGCTGCGCCAGCTGCTGGCCCTGCGTCAGGTGGTGGCAGAGGAGATGGCTCCGAGCAGCCTGTGA
- a CDS encoding SIS domain-containing protein — MSALTSCLEGEAAAIAAAAQRLHSAQVEAALELLAGCRQRRSKLVVTGVGKSGIVARKIAATFSSIGLTAVFLNPVDALHGDLGIVAADDVALLLSNSGETEELLAIIPHLRRRGTARIALVGRLGSSLATDCDVVLDGSVDREVCPLNLAPTASTAVAMAIGDALAAVWMERAGISPEDFAINHPAGSLGRQLTLTVADLMVPAIDLEGLSPQAPLAEVIGQLTQGSNGKGSLGAAWVQASGDPSQMAGLITDGDLRRTLQRHPPESWASIRAGAMATTDPITVAPQTLAITALELMERNPRQAISVLPVVDPARPGQLLGLLRLHDLVQAGFSTNPAAERP, encoded by the coding sequence TTGTCAGCCCTGACCAGTTGCCTGGAGGGAGAGGCGGCAGCGATCGCCGCGGCTGCCCAGCGCCTCCACAGCGCCCAAGTGGAGGCGGCCCTGGAGCTGCTGGCGGGCTGCCGCCAGCGCCGCTCCAAGCTGGTGGTCACAGGGGTCGGCAAGAGCGGCATCGTCGCCCGCAAAATTGCCGCCACCTTCTCCTCGATCGGCCTGACGGCGGTGTTTCTCAACCCCGTCGACGCCCTGCACGGCGATCTGGGCATCGTGGCGGCCGACGACGTGGCCCTGCTGCTCTCCAACAGCGGCGAAACTGAGGAGCTCCTGGCAATCATTCCCCACCTGCGCCGCCGCGGCACCGCCCGCATCGCCCTGGTGGGCCGGCTGGGCTCCAGCCTGGCCACGGACTGCGATGTGGTGCTGGATGGATCTGTCGATCGGGAAGTGTGCCCTTTGAACCTGGCCCCTACCGCCAGCACGGCGGTGGCGATGGCCATCGGTGATGCCCTGGCGGCCGTCTGGATGGAGCGGGCCGGTATCTCGCCGGAAGATTTCGCCATCAACCATCCCGCCGGCTCCCTGGGCCGCCAGCTCACCCTCACCGTGGCCGACCTGATGGTGCCGGCCATCGACCTGGAAGGCCTCTCTCCCCAGGCCCCCCTGGCGGAGGTGATCGGCCAACTCACCCAGGGCAGCAACGGCAAAGGCAGCCTCGGGGCAGCCTGGGTGCAGGCAAGCGGAGACCCCAGCCAGATGGCGGGGTTGATCACCGATGGCGACCTGCGCCGCACCCTGCAGCGCCACCCCCCCGAAAGCTGGGCCTCGATCCGCGCCGGGGCCATGGCCACCACCGACCCAATCACCGTGGCTCCCCAGACCCTGGCAATCACCGCCCTGGAACTGATGGAACGCAATCCGCGCCAGGCGATTTCGGTGCTGCCCGTGGTCGATCCCGCCCGGCCCGGCCAACTGCTGGGCCTGCTGCGGCTGCACGATCTGGTGCAGGCTGGGTTCAGCACCAACCCAGCTGCTGAACGCCCATGA
- the selD gene encoding selenide, water dikinase SelD, translating into MEAEGELLLAGGGHSHSLVLRIWAMARRHWQRRPAARITLISRHSTAPYSGLVPALVAGLVGEQAGAIDLRRLCLVAGVTFVQAEIKGLNLQTRELQLEGRPSLRWDWLSLDVGAETNELAGAAVAVKPLDPFLEWCRQLDQPNLRIKGGGAAAVELALALRGRGLKPELLLRGAELHLGSRAANRVGERLLHRAGIGLRRHSPAAAPADLACTGSRAPSWLAAAGLPQDQRGRLLTAASLQVLNHPGLFASGDCGVIAAQPRPPSGVWAVRCAPTLARNLTRIVSGRTLRSWRPQPWALQLLGDGGSLGPRPQAVAFWGPWALGPSPLLWRWKRFLDQRFMDRFSSLKAMAGDRPTPMACHGCAAKLAAGPLQDALARNGLGGGTPGSAEDAAVIGQDGQGNLLLQSIDGFPALVSDPWLNARITTLHACSDIWACGAQVRTVQAVVTLPQLAASLQANLLSETLAGIESVLKPLGARLIGGHSLEARGTPVGLSLVLSVNGAVEAGRLWGKGPLRPGDGLLLSRPIGTGVLFAAAMAGTAQPQWLDGALATMQQSQAALVELLAGHGCRACTDVTGFGLLGHLGEMLAASPTSCRVTLNAGQVPSLPGALTLLEQGLTSSLAPANASALTLLEDRVELQSPVDGARQALLIDPQTCGPLLAAIPADRIDAALAEMETAGFPGAAAIGLVHS; encoded by the coding sequence ATGGAGGCTGAAGGGGAGTTGCTGCTGGCCGGCGGCGGCCACAGCCACTCCCTGGTGTTGCGGATCTGGGCGATGGCTAGACGCCATTGGCAGCGGCGACCGGCCGCCCGGATCACCCTGATCAGTCGCCACAGCACCGCCCCCTATTCGGGCCTGGTGCCGGCCCTGGTGGCCGGCCTGGTGGGGGAACAGGCCGGCGCCATCGACCTGCGCCGCCTCTGCCTGGTGGCAGGGGTGACCTTCGTGCAGGCAGAGATCAAGGGCCTCAATCTCCAGACCAGGGAATTGCAACTGGAGGGAAGGCCCAGCCTCCGCTGGGACTGGCTCAGCCTCGATGTGGGCGCGGAGACCAACGAGCTCGCCGGCGCCGCCGTGGCGGTCAAGCCCCTGGATCCTTTCCTGGAGTGGTGCCGCCAGCTGGATCAGCCCAATCTGCGGATCAAGGGTGGGGGAGCCGCGGCGGTGGAACTGGCCCTGGCCCTGCGAGGTCGGGGACTGAAACCGGAGCTGCTGCTGCGCGGCGCCGAGCTGCACCTGGGCTCCAGGGCCGCCAACCGGGTGGGCGAACGGCTGCTCCACCGGGCCGGCATTGGCCTGCGGCGTCACAGCCCAGCGGCAGCCCCAGCCGACCTGGCCTGCACCGGCAGCCGCGCCCCCAGCTGGCTGGCTGCAGCTGGCCTGCCCCAGGACCAGCGCGGCAGGTTGCTCACCGCAGCCAGCCTCCAGGTTCTGAACCATCCCGGGTTGTTTGCCAGTGGAGACTGCGGCGTCATCGCCGCCCAGCCCAGGCCCCCATCCGGCGTCTGGGCCGTGCGCTGCGCCCCGACCCTGGCCAGGAACCTGACCAGGATCGTTTCGGGTCGCACCCTGCGCTCCTGGCGCCCCCAACCCTGGGCCCTGCAGCTGCTCGGCGATGGCGGCAGCCTGGGGCCCCGCCCCCAGGCCGTGGCCTTCTGGGGCCCCTGGGCCCTGGGGCCCAGCCCCTTGCTGTGGCGCTGGAAGCGGTTCCTGGATCAGCGCTTCATGGACCGCTTCAGCAGCCTCAAGGCCATGGCTGGGGACCGCCCAACCCCGATGGCCTGCCATGGGTGTGCGGCCAAACTGGCCGCCGGCCCATTGCAGGACGCCCTGGCCCGCAATGGGCTGGGCGGCGGGACGCCTGGCAGCGCCGAAGACGCTGCAGTGATCGGCCAGGACGGCCAGGGCAACCTGCTGCTGCAGAGCATCGATGGCTTCCCTGCCCTGGTGAGCGACCCCTGGCTCAACGCCAGAATCACCACCTTGCATGCCTGCAGCGATATCTGGGCCTGCGGCGCCCAGGTGCGAACAGTGCAGGCGGTGGTGACCCTGCCCCAACTGGCAGCTTCCCTGCAGGCCAACCTGCTCAGCGAAACCCTGGCCGGAATCGAGTCGGTGCTGAAGCCGCTGGGGGCAAGGCTGATCGGCGGCCACAGCCTGGAAGCGAGGGGCACGCCGGTGGGCCTGAGCCTGGTGCTGAGTGTCAATGGCGCCGTGGAGGCCGGGCGGCTCTGGGGCAAGGGGCCCCTGCGCCCAGGCGATGGGCTGCTGCTCAGCCGGCCGATAGGCACGGGGGTACTGTTTGCCGCAGCCATGGCCGGCACCGCCCAACCCCAGTGGCTCGACGGGGCTCTCGCCACCATGCAACAGAGCCAGGCGGCCCTGGTGGAGCTGCTGGCCGGCCATGGCTGCCGGGCCTGCACGGATGTGACCGGCTTCGGGCTGCTGGGCCACCTGGGCGAGATGCTGGCCGCCAGCCCAACCAGCTGCCGCGTCACCCTCAATGCCGGGCAGGTCCCCAGCCTGCCCGGGGCCCTGACCCTGCTGGAGCAGGGCCTTACCAGCAGCCTGGCCCCAGCCAATGCCAGCGCCCTGACCCTGCTTGAAGATCGGGTAGAGCTCCAGAGCCCGGTTGATGGGGCCCGCCAGGCCCTGCTGATCGATCCCCAGACCTGCGGCCCCCTGCTGGCGGCAATCCCCGCCGATCGCATCGATGCCGCCCTGGCCGAGATGGAAACAGCTGGGTTCCCTGGGGCCGCCGCCATCGGCCTGGTGCACTCCTGA